The Halorussus lipolyticus DNA window TCGGCGAGTAGTTGAACTAGCTTTCAACTCATAGAACCTAATATCGAGGCCCTCCCATTCACCGAACATCATCACAATATTCTTGGAGGTCAGCTGGAACTAGGCCGTTGCACTCGCTAATTCGGAGGGAGAATCAAGAATTCGGTCAAGGACGATTCGAATCCGATAGGCAAGGTATTGGGGAGCAAGAAACTACTACTTCAGTAAAATAACAACATACTGTACTATAATTATCGTTGGATTCTTGGGAGCTTACAACTACATTACCCCATGAATAGACGATTGCTCATCAAAGGTGCAGGGACTGGGCTACTTGCATCAACCAGTGGTTGTCTCTCTAGGGTATTTGACAACCGGATAGTCACTTCGATTAATGGAGCAGGAATATACTATGACTCAAACCAATTCTTCCTAATTGTTTCTGTGTCCTCAGAACAACGGGAAACCGAAGTGAACCTTCGGTGGGAAATGGAAACATATGGTGACAGTCCAATTTACGCAGTAGAACAAGGCTTTTTAGTGTCAAAAGGAAATAATGAGGTGGCAATGAAAATGGAAGCTAACGGGATGGGTATGGAGGATATCAGAAATTCACGGGTTAAGATAGTCCGTGACGGAAAACAAGATTCAGATTGGATACAACCAGATTCTAGCGAATAATTCGCCTTTTACATCGTTTGCTCAATCCGCTCTTGGATTGGTTCCGGAATAGTATCTCTGACCACAGGTTCAACCTTAACGAAATCCGGATTCTTGGCAACGTAAACAGTTTCGTCAGGGCCAACTTCTTTTGCAAGAGCTGGACCAACTCGACTTGACTCCAATTCCGAACCAGACATTTCTTCAACGCCCATACTACTATACGAAATGGCAGAAGATGGCTTCGGTCCGGTATTGAGGACTACGTCAAAGGAATTAATTCCCACGTTCTCTCGGTGAGCAGCACCAGTACTATCTACTGTAAACTCGTCATATGAGTCTGGTGCTGCTTCATATCGACAAAGAAGGAAAGAGCCGGTTTTATGAGGAGACCCTTCGTTGTCATTGTCCCAGAACCGGCGGATTCGGTCGCCATTGACTTGGTCTGCTACCCAATTGATGAATCCGCTTGAAAAGTTTGCTACCGTGTAGCTCGTTGCTACTGCCGGGTTGAGTTTTGAGAGTGCCAAACTAATTGCACTTGACACCATCGTATTTGATTCATAGTCGTAGCTACCAGCATCAGCATGTGTTCCACCAAGCCAGTCCGGGTCAGACCGAGAGTACAAATCACCACTGTAATTATCGACAATGGTTTCCTGCCAGAACATTTCCTCCGCTTTACTACCATCTGACGCAAAATGAGTGGCAGCATCTCCTGAAATGGTGATGTCCATCTCCCAGACTTGGTTTGATGGCCGCCAGATAGGTTCGTAAACTGTAACACCGGTGGAATGGGAAAGGGTTACATCATCACCGTTTGTGCCCGGGCCGGTGAACTTGTCTATCTTGTTCTTCTCGATTGGATAACTATAGCATCCATCTGGACATGTTTCTCCTTGAGTGGCCGGTCCACTACTGGCAACCTGCCCAGAACTGATGAAAAGGGAAGTTCCTACGACTCCTGCCTTTTTTAAAACGTTTCTTCTACTTGCTTTTTTAGTATGCTCTCGCATACTTACAATACTAAGTGTTAACTTTATAAATATTTCTAACGATAGAATTCATAATTTATGTTCAAGTATGTTAACATCGATGCAATAGTGTGGAATTAGATACAAAGGGCTAGCATCTTCGTCATGCGCTTATAAGAAATGTCACCTCCATGAGGCCCATGTCGTCGGCGTAGTCGGCGAACACGTTCTTCTATCGCTTGTACGTTAACGCACCGGGATTCACTCCTGCTGCAATTGAAAACAGAAATCGTGGTAGGTTCGTTCTCCTTACTGCAAAACGCCTCCAATATCTCATCGAACGACATAATGAGTACGGCTTCACACCCGAAACGATTGCAGAACACCTCTTTGAACCAGGGGCGTTCCAAGACGACCGCCTCGACCAACTCGATGACATCCTTCACGAAAGACAGGGTGCCGCTGAGTCACTCCTTCGTGTAATCGAAGCGCTTGAGTTGAAAGGTGACGGCGGCCATTCTGCACGTGACCTCCAGAATGTGCTAGTTGGACTACGAACAGGCGAGCCTGCTCCTTCTATACAGTTCATCGAGAACTCACTGACCTTACTTTCGCATCCTACTCTCGATCTCGTAGAGAAAAACGACGAGGGATACAAACTAACCACCACTTTACAGTCCGCTGAGGACCTCCTCACACGTTTTAGTACACTCATTGATGACGCCATAGACACAGGATCGTAGTCACAATCATCAAGCTGATTTCCTGTAGATTCGGAGTTGGCCTGGCGGTAGAATCGGGTGACAGATCGTTCTGAATCTACGCTTAGTCTGTTCGCGGATCGTGGACAAACGCCACTTGGAATCAGCGTCGAAACCACCAATGTGGTCGTAGATCTAACTAATGTGGTTCCAACACGCTTCCTTCTGGGGATTTCGCACAGACCACTGCGCAGTTTTAGCTTGCCATCAGCATCATCATTGCTTCTGGCATCCAGTATTTCGGGAGTCTCGCTCTTGTGTAGAGTTGCGGAAAGACGATCTGACATGAACGAGCCCTGCTGTCTTCTGGCGATTTGACCGCTTACTCAGTCGCTCAACTGGAAGCCACTATACGCAGATAGCCTCTTTCCGCGTTTCTACATAAGAGCGGGGAGTCTTAACCAACAACCATCGCCAATTCAGCCCGTATGTTGGTTAATTCTGGTATCCCCAATACCGACGGAAGATGAGTTCCCTGGTTCAGTCCTCGTCGATCAGCTGGAGAATGAGGCACTACTCGGCGAGCAGAAGCCCATCAGTCAGAATCGTCCGACGTCCTCGGGGACGAGTGTGAATCCGAGTGTTTGAAAGTCACTATCGAATGCGAAGATGTGGTTGATGTCGCGGCTTCCGGCGAGGACACTACTGGTGTGGTCGACGAACGAGATTTGGTGGTCGTCGTATTGGGCGAACTCATCACAGGCAGCATTGAATGCGGGTTTGTCCACAGGTAGGATGTTGAAGCTCTCTGACGCTCGGATGGTCTTGAGTGTCTCGACGGCTTCAGCGTGCCCGACCTTTCGGAGTATCAACGTTGCGAGCTCCGAGAGAACTGACCGGCTCGTGTAGAGGAGGCGGTATGGGAGATCGCCAGCACCGATTGCATCGAACACGTTTCGAGCGCGGTCGATGGCGTTCGGCCTGTTCGTAGGCCCACGCGAAGAATGCACCTGTATCGATAAACAACGGGGTTGCACCCTGTACCATTACGATTCGACCTCGCCGTAGAGGATATCATCGATGTCGTCCTCGCCGACAGATTCGTCCTCGTCACCGGCGTGCGCCTCGGCATCCCAGAACGGGTCGTCTGGATTAATTTCGGCTGTGGTGTCCTCGGTGTCGGTGAGCCACCAGACGACGGCGTTTGCGCCGACGGTGCGGCGTTCAACTCGGCCTTGTTCGTGGAGCGTGATCAGTTTCTGGCGGGCGGCTTCAGAACTACAGTCGAGGAGTTCGCCGAGTTCTTTTGCGGTGGCGACGGGGTGTCGGTTTGGCGGATGGCTTCGAGGACGTCCTCGAGGGAGATTGTCTCGACGTATTGGCCGTGGTCGTTCCGCTCGCGGTCCTGACTCACTACTCCTCGTTCGTGGACTACTCAACTAAACCTATTGCCATGAGGCAACAGGAAGGGAAAGGCTGTTCTCTCAAGAGGTGGTGAACCATCCGGGGATAGCATATTGTTCGATAATACAGCGATGTGGCTCTGTTGAAACTCTCAGTGAGTGAACTTTTTGACCCGGTTGCGGGCCATACAGAGGCCTCACTTATCGATTAGTACAAACGAGGGAAGGTCGTTTGTAGTCGGTCAGTCCAACGAGTTGCCGGAGTCACTATTGAGTGCCAGACTCATCAAGCCCAGTAGTGCGCCTACTACCATCACACCACCAGCAAAACCACTAATCAAGGTGAGCAACGTGCCATATCCGCGTGTAGCGTTCACAACTTCGGCGAGTAAGAGTATACAGAAACCGAGTTGAAAAACGATTACAAGCAGGAGACTACGGATAGAGAGGCGATAAGCGCGGGAGGGCATTAATCGATGTTCCGCGGAGGTAGATGAAGTTGTTCCGATATTCTACTTAGAAGCCCTTGTTCCATTTGCACCCTCTAGTGACCTACTATTCCACACGGTTTTTATATATGAACAAGAGGATTTCAACAGAGCCAGCGACGGCTACTTCCTACTGGATTCGTCGAATTCGAGAATCGAGGTGATCTAATCGATGAGGCAGGAGTCCAGTATGGACGTTCCACATTCGCCAAACGCATACAAATCGCCGGTATTCGTCGCTGCGAATACGAGATCAGACGTTACCGCTGGGATACTCCGCCCCATTTCCTGATTCCGCCCTAATTCGACGCGCGTCTGTTCTGTTCCCGTCTGTGCGTCGAGGACGAATAAGTGGCCGTACATAGTGTCGCGCTGAATCCAACCCGGAACGTAGACAGAGTCACTCGCAACGACGGGCGTCGAAACTAGATTAATTTCAGGCTGTCCTTCAGTACGGCTGCCGAACCGCCAGACACGTTCGCCCGTCTCGACGCGGCGTGCTTCGACACCGAACTCGGCCACGTAGTACACTAAATTATCGGCGACTGCCAGGCCTGCGTCCCCCATCGAGCACCGACGGGTTTCCGCCAGCGAACCGTTTTCGTGGAGAGGTCGACCGTAGCGATAGACTGCTGGTTATCGTGTTCACGAAGGGGAATCAAGAGCGTGTTATCAACGATTGTTGGTGTTCCGGCGACCGGCGCTTCCAACTGCCATTGCTTCTCGCCGGTGTCGATGTCAAGGCCGACGAGACGCTCGGAGTCGACCATCGGGACGTAAACGGTACCGTCCGCCGCCGCTAACTGCCACATTCCGGATGAGGTGGGGAGTGTGACTCGCCACCGTTCGGTACCATCGTCAGGGTCAAGTCCGAATACCGTCTCTGGTTGGCCTGTCTCCTCAACGGACGTACTGTACGTTCCCGTCACGACAATGTCGTCCGTTACAACCGGTGAGATAGTATCGGGTGTCTGTTGCCCTCGATAGAGATTATCGAATGTCCACTGCTCGTTGCCGCCCACGTCGACCGCTTTCAATCCGAGTTTCGTCTGGACGAACAGCTGGTTGTCGTTGAGGACAAGCGAATCGGAGAGATAGAAGTAGGAGAACTCGTCACTTCGCCAGAGTTCCGTCGTCCAGAGCGATTCGCCGGTTGCGGCGTCGAACGCCTCTAGCCACGCCCCTCCCTGTTCGTCGCTTGTCGCCTCACGAGAATACCCAAAATAGAGGATTCCATCGCCAACAACTGGTGAGACCGTCACAACGCCTCGACTCTTCCGTGACTGTTGCCACTCTGCGTGAAGCGACGCTGTCGGGCCGTCAGTCGAGGCGAATCCCGTATGGGCGTTATCGACTGTTCGACGCGGCC harbors:
- a CDS encoding PQQ-binding-like beta-propeller repeat protein; this translates as MGDAGLAVADNLVYYVAEFGVEARRVETGERVWRFGSRTEGQPEINLVSTPVVASDSVYVPGWIQRDTMYGHLFVLDAQTGTEQTRVELGRNQEMGRSIPAVTSDLVFAATNTGDLYAFGECGTSILDSCLID
- a CDS encoding PQQ-binding-like beta-propeller repeat protein; protein product: MTVSPVVGDGILYFGYSREATSDEQGGAWLEAFDAATGESLWTTELWRSDEFSYFYLSDSLVLNDNQLFVQTKLGLKAVDVGGNEQWTFDNLYRGQQTPDTISPVVTDDIVVTGTYSTSVEETGQPETVFGLDPDDGTERWRVTLPTSSGMWQLAAADGTVYVPMVDSERLVGLDIDTGEKQWQLEAPVAGTPTIVDNTLLIPLREHDNQQSIATVDLSTKTVRWRKPVGARWGTQAWQSPII
- a CDS encoding type II toxin-antitoxin system VapC family toxin; translation: MFDAIGAGDLPYRLLYTSRSVLSELATLILRKVGHAEAVETLKTIRASESFNILPVDKPAFNAACDEFAQYDDHQISFVDHTSSVLAGSRDINHIFAFDSDFQTLGFTLVPEDVGRF